One Brassica oleracea var. oleracea cultivar TO1000 chromosome C7, BOL, whole genome shotgun sequence genomic window carries:
- the LOC106303021 gene encoding YDG domain-containing protein At5g47160 → MLPLYVCRKIIEMRSLSDKKKRVSAVRDFPYGCGTRSVQNRRSVNGREVVQAASETRHEPSGVANRGYHHRPGCPVNEAESIDEIMKKAGFNVPARSSVDRGRSVSSYSKSCGSKVKPLSSEEAFRLSASQSRRRQLSHSHSSTSSERKLLLAKAVEKQRSSPENGDADALRRPMTHKPSQRLGLNQVTKALTPREQVQKVLRIFKLVFKALNKDQPGRHYEARAILMNHGMHVNAEKMIGPVPGIEIGDKFQYKSELNLIGLHFDIRGGIDYITKRGGLKLATSIISSEGNGYTDRFNSDVMIYSGQGGNLTSKDQTVVKDQKLETGNLALANCMEAKTPVRVIRGVKDPRGKCYVYDGLYLVEEYWRERGRGGSLVFKFKLRRVPDQDSTNLRYH, encoded by the coding sequence ATGTTGCCTTTGTATGTGTGCAGGAAGATTATCGAAATGAGATCCCTTTCCGATAAGAAAAAAAGGGTCTCTGCTGTTAGAGATTTTCCATATGGATGTGGGACTCGCTCTGTTCAGAATCGTAGAAGCGTGAATGGTCGTGAGGTTGTTCAAGCCGCAAGTGAGACACGACATGAACCGAGTGGTGTTGCTAATCGTGGTTACCACCACAGGCCTGGTTGTCCTGTTAACGAAGCTGAATCGATTGATGAGATTATGAAGAAAGCCGGCTTCAATGTCCCGGCTAGGAGTAGTGTTGACAGAGGAAGATCTGTTTCATCTTACAGTAAATCTTGTGGAAGCAAGGTTAAGCCTTTGAGTTCAGAGGAAGCTTTCAGGCTAAGTGCTTCTCAGAGCAGAAGGAGACAACTTTCACATTCACATTCATCCACCAGCAGTGAGAGGAAGCTTTTGTTAGCCAAAGCTGTGGAAAAACAGAGAAGCTCACCTGAGAACGGTGATGCAGATGCGCTAAGAAGACCAATGACTCATAAACCAAGTCAAAGACTTGGACTCAACCAGGTTACCAAAGCTCTCACCCCACGCGAGCAAGTTCAAAAGGTGTTGCGTATTTTCAAACTCGTGTTTAAAGCGCTGAACAAAGACCAACCCGGGCGGCATTACGAAGCACGAGCCATCCTAATGAACCATGGGATGCATGTGAACGCTGAGAAGATGATTGGACCGGTCCCCGGAATCGAAATCGGAGATAAGTTCCAGTACAAGTCAGAACTCAACTTGATCGGTCTCCATTTCGACATCAGAGGTGGCATTGACTACATAACCAAAAGAGGAGGCTTGAAGCTAGCTACGAGCATCATTTCGTCGGAAGGGAATGGTTACACGGATAGGTTTAACTCTGATGTGATGATTTACTCAGGACAGGGAGGTAACTTGACGAGCAAGGATCAGACAGTGGTCAAAGATCAGAAGCTTGAAACGGGGAACTTGGCTTTGGCTAATTGCATGGAGGCAAAGACTCCGGTGAGAGTGATACGTGGCGTAAAGGACCCGAGAGGAAAGTGTTATGTTTATGATGGGTTGTACTTGGTTGAGGAGTATTGGCGAGAGAGGGGACGTGGAGGTAGTCTTGTGTTTAAGTTCAAGCTTCGTAGAGTTCCTGATCAAGATTCAACTAACTTGAGATATCACTAG
- the LOC106306737 gene encoding vesicle-associated protein 2-1 isoform X2 — MSGVGENQLISIVPDELKFLFELEKQSYCDLKVANKTEDYVAFKVKTTSPKKYFVRPNTGVIQPWDSCIIRVTLQAQREYPPDMQCKDKFLLQSTLVPPHTDVDDLPQDTFTKDSGKTLTECKLKVSYISSSTTQRSSESGATNGDGNGSETISRLKEERDAAVKQTQQLQHELEMVKKRRMNSGNGLSLKLAALVGLIGLIIGFILKLTLASPT, encoded by the exons ATGTCTGGCGTTGGCGAGAACCAGCTTATCTCCATTGTACCTGATGAACTCAAGTTCCTTT TCGAACTCGAGAAGCAAAGCTACTGCGATCTTAAAGTTGCCAATAAAACTGAAGACTACGTTGCTTTCAAG GTGAAAACAACATCTCCAAAAAAGTATTTTGTAAGACCCAACACTGGTGTCATTCAGCCATGGGACTCCTGCATCATTCGAG TTACTCTACAAGCGCAAAGGGAGTATCCTCCAGATATGCAGTGCAAAGACAAGTTTCTCCTTCAAAGTACCCTTGTCCCTCCACACACTGATGTTGATGACCTTCCCCAAGACACT TTTACAAAGGACAGTGGGAAAACGTTAACAGAGTGTAAGCTCAAGGTCTCTTATATCTCCTCCTCCACAACCCAAAGATCCTCTGAATCTGGAGCAACCAATGGCGATGGAAATGGCTCTGAAACCATCTCT CGGCTGAAGGAAGAGCGAGATGCAGCTGTTAAGCAAACACAACAGCTGCAACATGAACTG GAGATGGTGAAGAAACGAAGAATGAACAGCGGAAATGGGTTATCCTTAAAGTTGGCAGCTTTGGTTGGACTCATAGGACTCATCATCGGCTTCATCCTAAAACTCACCTTAGCTTCTCCCACATAA
- the LOC106306737 gene encoding vesicle-associated protein 2-1 isoform X1 — MSGVGENQLISIVPDELKFLFELEKQSYCDLKVANKTEDYVAFKVKTTSPKKYFVRPNTGVIQPWDSCIIRVTLQAQREYPPDMQCKDKFLLQSTLVPPHTDVDDLPQDTFTKDSGKTLTECKLKVSYISSSTTQRSSESGATNGDGNGSETISTIQRLKEERDAAVKQTQQLQHELEMVKKRRMNSGNGLSLKLAALVGLIGLIIGFILKLTLASPT, encoded by the exons ATGTCTGGCGTTGGCGAGAACCAGCTTATCTCCATTGTACCTGATGAACTCAAGTTCCTTT TCGAACTCGAGAAGCAAAGCTACTGCGATCTTAAAGTTGCCAATAAAACTGAAGACTACGTTGCTTTCAAG GTGAAAACAACATCTCCAAAAAAGTATTTTGTAAGACCCAACACTGGTGTCATTCAGCCATGGGACTCCTGCATCATTCGAG TTACTCTACAAGCGCAAAGGGAGTATCCTCCAGATATGCAGTGCAAAGACAAGTTTCTCCTTCAAAGTACCCTTGTCCCTCCACACACTGATGTTGATGACCTTCCCCAAGACACT TTTACAAAGGACAGTGGGAAAACGTTAACAGAGTGTAAGCTCAAGGTCTCTTATATCTCCTCCTCCACAACCCAAAGATCCTCTGAATCTGGAGCAACCAATGGCGATGGAAATGGCTCTGAAACCATCTCT ACTATACAGCGGCTGAAGGAAGAGCGAGATGCAGCTGTTAAGCAAACACAACAGCTGCAACATGAACTG GAGATGGTGAAGAAACGAAGAATGAACAGCGGAAATGGGTTATCCTTAAAGTTGGCAGCTTTGGTTGGACTCATAGGACTCATCATCGGCTTCATCCTAAAACTCACCTTAGCTTCTCCCACATAA
- the LOC106306736 gene encoding 50S ribosomal protein L19-2, chloroplastic yields the protein MATSSHLLVPQALHMIPRIPTKNLGVSSFILSVNSRISVSRVSLKHSISNFGFAMDSRKRREFVAKAEESTEGEDTEAVSEDVAETVEATEVEEDKPPWKPRTKLGDVMGILNQKAIEVSEKVRPVPEIRTGDIVEIKLEVPENRRRLSIYKGIVMSRQNAGIHTTIRIRRIIAGIGVEIVFPIYSPNIKEIKVVSHRKVRRARLYYLRDKLPRLSTFK from the exons ATGGCGACGAGCTCTCATCTTCTTGTTCCTCAG GCACTGCACATGATTCCGAGAATCCCTACTAAGAATCTAGGTGTTTCTTCATTTATACTATCAGTGAACTCTCGGATTTCAGTTTCTAGGGTTTCTCTAAAACACTCCATCTCGAACTTTGGCTTCGCAATGGATTCCAGGAAGAGAAGGGAGTTTGTCGCTAAAGCCGAAGAGAGCACTGAAGGTGAAGACACTGAAGCAGTTTCGGAGGATGTTGCTGAAACAGTAGAAGCCACTGAGGTGGAGGAAGATAAACCTCCGTGGAAGCCAAGGACTAAGCTCGGAGATGTCATGGGG ATACTGAACCAGAAAGCAATTGAGGTTTCAGAGAAAGTAAGACCGGTTCCAGAGATTAGGACAGGGGACATTGTAGAGATCAAACTG GAAGTTCCTGAGAACAGACGTAGGCTATCCATCTACAAAGGGATAGTGATGTCTAGGCAAAACGCAGGCATCCACACTACTATTCGTATCCGGAGAATCATTGCAGGCATCGGTGTTGAAATCGTTTTTCCTAT ATACTCGCCCAACATAAAGGAGATAAAAGTGGTGAGTCACAGGAAAGTGAGAAGAGCAAGGCTTTACTATCTCAGGGACAAACTTCCTCGTCTCTCTACTTTTAAATGA
- the LOC106301833 gene encoding ras-related protein RABD2b has product MNPEYDYLFKLLLIGDSGVGKSCLLLRFADDSYLDSYISTIGVDFKIRTVEQDGKTIKLQIWDTAGQERFRTITSSYYRGAHGIIVTYDVTDQESFNNVKQWLNEIDRYASENVNKLLVGNKNDLTSQKVVSTETAQAFADELGIPFLETSAKNATNVEEAFMAMTAAIKTRMASQPAGGAKPPTVNIRGQPVNQQSGCCSS; this is encoded by the exons ATGAATCCTGAATA TGACTACCTGTTCAAGCTTTTGCTTATCGGTGATTCTGGTGTTGGAAAATCTTGCTTGCTTCTAAGGTTTGCT GATGATTCTTACCTGGATAGCTACATCAGTACCATTGGTGTTGACTTT AAAATCCGCACAGTTGAACAAGACGGAAAGACAATCAAACTCCAGATT TGGGACACAGCAGGCCAAGAACGTTTCAGGACTATCACCAGCAGTTACTACAGAGGAGCTCATGGAATCATT GTCACCTATGACGTCACCGACCAAGAGAGCTTCAACAACGTCAAACAGTGGCTGAATGAAATCGACCGTTACGCCAGTGAGAACGTGAACAAGCTACTGGTTGGGAACAAAAACGATCTCACATCACAGAAGGTTGTATCCACTGAGACAGCTCAG GCTTTTGCAGATGAACTGGGGATCCCTTTCTTGGAAACAAGTGCTAAAAATGCAACCAATGTCGAAGAAGCTTTCATGGCCATGACTGCTGCTATTAAGACCAG AATGGCTAGCCAACCAGCTGGAGGTGCCAAGCCACCGACGGTCAATATTCGCGGACAGCCGGTGAACCAGCAATCAGGCTGTTGCTCATCTTGA